The proteins below are encoded in one region of Apium graveolens cultivar Ventura chromosome 4, ASM990537v1, whole genome shotgun sequence:
- the LOC141717941 gene encoding protein MICROTUBULE BINDING PROTEIN 2C, with product MYESQQHFVDLDDSAAANSWLAAGQDRSVDSPLLRRTHDSFSSAPASNLDRNLFNDLVEIVPLVQSLIDRKAKTSFTRRASVIYTKTPKASELKGKNAAQSIPAKKRRDLGDKDQNKQAGDNKDGCANDFSFLPISTTVSENSEELLELRDQVVDLQRKLSEKDELLKSAEIMKGQMTSEIAKLDELKQLVSEKDSVAKHTQQQLSDAKIMLADKQAALEKLRWEAMTSNTLAQKLQEDVNTMQEEMSSIMILCEGLRKNSDDVSTEDYDIPLNNVDHIPEDVDSSNELEMQRMEDAQEAYIAAVAAANEIQDEYSIAAARSARLHLLSLVIKN from the exons ATGTACGAGTCTCAACAACATTTCGTAGATTTAGATGACAGTGCCGCCGCTAATTCATGGCTCGCCGCCGGTCAGGATCGGTCCGTGGACTCTCCGCTTCTCCGGCGTACTCATGACTCTTTCTCCTCTGCTCCGGCCAGTAATCTGGATCGGAATCTCTTCAATGACCTTGTCGAGATTGTTCCTCTTGTTCAGTCTCTAATT GATAGGAAGGCCAAAACTTCGTTTACTCGTCGAGCCTCGGTCATTTACACCAAGACACCCAAG GCAAGTGAACTGAAAGGGAAAAATGCAGCTCAATCCATTCCAGCAAAAAAACGTAGAGATCTTGGAGACAAGGACCAAAATAAGCAAGCTGGTGATAACAAAGATGGATGTGCCAACGACTTCTCATTTCTTCCCATAAGTACTACAGTATCAGAGAACAGTGAAGAATTACTTGAGTTGAGGGATCAAGTGGTAGATCTACAGAGGAAACTATCAGAGAAAGATGAACTTCTGAAATCAGCTGAGATTATGAAAGGACAGATGACTTCAGAGATTGCTAAACTTGATGAACTGAAGCAACTGGTTTCTGAAAAGGATTCTGTGGCGAAGCATACCCAGCAACAACTTTCTGATGCAAAG ATAATGCTTGCAGACAAACAAGCAGCCCTTGAGAAGTTACGGTGGGAAGCAATGACTTCTAACACGCTAGCACAGAAGCTGCAAGAAGATGTGAATACCATGCAAGAAGAGATGTCATCAATCATGATTTTATGCGAAGGCCTAAGAAAGAATAGTGATGATGTGTCTACTGAAGACTATGATATCCCTCTGAATAATGTAGATCACATCCCAGAGGATGTG GATTCTTCAAATGAGTTGGAGATGCAAAGAATGGAGGACGCACAAGAAGCTTACattgctgctgttgctgctgcaaaCGAGATTCAAGACGAATATTCTATTGCTGCAGCTAGGAGTGCAAGGTTACATCTTCTATCACTTGTGATCAAGAACTGA